A genomic window from Acinetobacter lwoffii includes:
- the gshA gene encoding glutamate--cysteine ligase, translating into MSQPESTSQNVLPTWVESSLIKGMLRGIERESLRMQSDGFLSQAAHPRALGSALTHPHITTDYSEALMEFITPPQDSIKKALDYLSDIHAIVHRHLENDEKLWPLSMPCMLDSRDDSIPLAQYGSSNIGLFKTLYRHGLGVRYGRRMQTISGVHYNLSFPDHLFEALQQQEQDEALKALSLQDYRSHRYMGLIRNFIRLTPLVMFLIGASPAVCQCFMTGRDHFLLPLVKGTLYSPYATALRMGRFGYQNSAQKQLGIHYNNLQDYLDGLQKAVKTPYKPFSRLGLDDANGQPIQINDHVLQIENEYYSLVRPKQVPLAGETPSQALENRGIAYVELRAVDVNPYSPIGINEDTAGFLEVVALYCLLQDSPALLSDEQDIIEQNQAEVVNRGRAPNAAIMENGQSYPIEDWCAMHLQHMHPLAKLLNSAYDTTLYTDALKTMRIRVDEVDATLSALVVGDTREQGSMWHFGQHLAQQHSSVYEAHQLSPETLAYFEEMSQKSLQQQQQLEQDSSVSFADYLAQYR; encoded by the coding sequence ATGAGTCAACCTGAATCGACTTCCCAAAATGTGTTACCGACCTGGGTCGAGTCGTCACTCATCAAAGGCATGCTGCGTGGTATCGAGCGTGAAAGCTTACGTATGCAAAGTGATGGTTTCCTGTCACAGGCAGCGCATCCTCGTGCCTTGGGTTCAGCCTTGACTCATCCACATATCACCACGGACTATTCTGAAGCATTGATGGAGTTTATTACTCCGCCACAAGACAGTATTAAAAAGGCGCTGGACTATCTCAGCGATATTCATGCAATTGTACATCGCCATCTGGAAAATGATGAAAAGCTCTGGCCTTTGTCGATGCCGTGTATGCTGGACAGCCGCGATGACAGTATTCCGCTGGCACAGTATGGCAGCTCGAATATCGGTTTATTTAAAACCTTGTATCGTCATGGTCTAGGTGTGCGTTATGGCCGCCGTATGCAGACGATTTCAGGTGTGCATTACAACCTGTCTTTCCCGGACCATCTCTTCGAGGCACTGCAACAGCAGGAACAGGACGAAGCGCTGAAAGCATTGAGCTTGCAGGATTATCGCAGCCATCGCTATATGGGCCTGATCCGTAACTTTATTCGTCTGACCCCACTGGTGATGTTCCTGATCGGGGCCAGTCCGGCAGTCTGCCAGTGCTTTATGACTGGCCGTGATCATTTCTTGCTGCCATTGGTGAAAGGCACTTTGTATTCGCCTTATGCGACCGCGCTGCGTATGGGACGTTTTGGCTATCAAAACTCTGCGCAGAAACAGCTCGGTATTCACTACAATAATTTGCAGGACTATCTGGACGGACTGCAAAAAGCCGTTAAAACGCCGTATAAACCGTTTAGTCGTCTGGGACTAGATGATGCCAATGGCCAGCCGATCCAGATCAATGATCATGTGTTGCAAATCGAAAATGAATATTACAGCTTAGTGCGCCCGAAACAGGTGCCACTCGCGGGTGAAACCCCGTCACAGGCCCTTGAAAATCGCGGGATTGCCTATGTCGAGTTACGTGCCGTCGATGTCAATCCCTATAGCCCGATTGGGATTAATGAAGATACGGCCGGCTTCCTCGAAGTCGTAGCTTTGTACTGTTTATTGCAGGACAGTCCGGCGCTCCTCAGCGATGAACAGGATATCATTGAGCAGAATCAGGCCGAGGTCGTGAATCGTGGCCGTGCGCCAAATGCCGCAATTATGGAAAATGGTCAGTCTTATCCGATTGAAGACTGGTGTGCCATGCATTTGCAACATATGCATCCCCTGGCCAAGCTGTTAAATTCGGCCTATGACACCACCTTATATACTGATGCTCTAAAAACCATGAGGATCCGGGTCGATGAAGTCGATGCCACCTTGTCTGCCCTAGTGGTCGGGGATACGCGTGAACAGGGCAGTATGTGGCATTTTGGCCAACATCTGGCCCAGCAACACAGCAGTGTCTATGAAGCGCATCAGCTCAGCCCGGAAACCCTGGCTTATTTTGAAGAAATGTCACAAAAGTCATTGCAGCAGCAACAGCAACTCGAGCAAGATAGCAGCGTCAGTTTTGCTGATTATTTAGCCCAATATCGATAA
- a CDS encoding DUF2798 domain-containing protein: MAASQRPTIIGHIPKLPAKWALIIVPFILSCLMSGIISMINMLRNLGWIDGFMALWFHNWMISWAIAFPIVVTLLPFVRKFTGLLVDMSGPQPPK, encoded by the coding sequence GTGGCTGCATCACAACGTCCGACCATTATCGGTCATATTCCTAAACTCCCTGCAAAATGGGCATTGATTATTGTGCCTTTTATCCTGTCCTGTCTGATGAGTGGCATTATTTCCATGATCAATATGCTGCGTAATCTTGGCTGGATTGATGGATTTATGGCACTCTGGTTTCATAACTGGATGATTTCCTGGGCGATTGCTTTTCCGATTGTGGTGACCTTATTGCCGTTCGTACGCAAATTCACGGGGCTATTGGTCGATATGTCCGGACCTCAGCCACCCAAGTGA
- a CDS encoding DUF924 family protein — translation MNYQDILDFWFHADSQPLWFSQSHEFDQSIAQQFMSTHQQAARAELWGWRETAEGRLAEIIVLDQFSRNLFRDSPQAFAQDSLALALAQEAISLNLDQQLSPEQRAFLYMPFMHSESKLIHEFALKLFQRLGNPTNLEFEKKHKVIIDRFGRYPHRNQILGRESTNEELTFLTQPDSSF, via the coding sequence ATGAATTATCAAGATATTTTAGACTTCTGGTTTCATGCGGACAGCCAGCCCTTATGGTTTAGCCAAAGTCATGAATTCGACCAAAGTATTGCGCAGCAGTTCATGAGCACTCATCAGCAGGCAGCCCGGGCTGAACTTTGGGGCTGGCGTGAAACAGCAGAAGGTCGGCTGGCCGAAATTATTGTGCTAGATCAATTTTCACGAAATTTATTCCGTGATTCTCCCCAAGCTTTTGCCCAAGACAGTTTGGCACTGGCCTTGGCTCAGGAAGCCATCAGCCTGAACCTGGATCAACAGCTCAGTCCAGAACAACGTGCCTTTCTGTATATGCCATTTATGCACAGCGAATCCAAACTAATTCATGAATTCGCCTTAAAACTGTTTCAGCGTCTGGGCAATCCGACCAATCTGGAATTCGAGAAAAAGCATAAAGTCATTATTGACCGCTTTGGACGTTACCCGCATCGGAACCAAATCCTGGGTCGTGAATCGACCAATGAAGAACTTACTTTCCTGACCCAGCCCGATAGCAGTTTTTAA
- a CDS encoding PGAP1-like alpha/beta domain-containing protein: MPSLTPLHETYCRWDRTPPSQADVLEGLAQLVTMRFNDVIQELIKSIQREILMSIFGLSENNSEKIQNIPSIVRLYQMSYDMLFHYGNTLIAPALRQIIERFPKLHNKPLTPSLHFLVSVLNGIIGDYLLKYQNPLALPMVIYDHYGSLQKGELSGRITLFVHGLCMNHLDWSNRKYEGIGAKLLAQRDRNTMLYLNYNTGRRISANGRSLANTLQDLIARNPRITSIDLIGHSMGGLVSRSALFYGKQNVYSWVNMVENLVCLGSPHHGAVLERFGFSLQDKLGHFPLIRLLGHLVNIRSNGILDLRHGSVRDDDWEHNPLRIGFMDDHRKPAPIPSHIDTYLVAGTIEFENRKNKTLHVIGDYLVSIKSALGEHPNPRFQLKVPDANKAIFYGLNHFEIQYHPLVAEQVARWFYPSVEDEAFDQIHEYVMDLDSLEGIALT; this comes from the coding sequence ATGCCAAGTTTGACACCGTTACATGAAACCTATTGTCGATGGGATCGAACCCCGCCGAGTCAGGCCGATGTACTGGAAGGTCTGGCGCAGCTGGTAACGATGCGCTTTAACGATGTGATCCAGGAGCTGATCAAGAGTATTCAACGCGAAATTTTAATGAGTATTTTCGGTTTAAGTGAAAATAATTCTGAAAAAATTCAGAATATTCCGTCGATTGTGCGGCTCTATCAAATGTCTTATGACATGCTGTTTCATTATGGCAATACCCTGATTGCCCCTGCTTTGCGCCAGATTATTGAACGCTTTCCTAAACTGCATAATAAACCGCTGACACCTTCCTTGCATTTTCTGGTCAGTGTCTTAAATGGCATTATCGGGGATTATCTGCTGAAATATCAAAACCCTCTAGCCCTGCCGATGGTGATCTATGACCATTATGGCTCGCTGCAAAAAGGTGAGCTAAGCGGTCGTATTACTTTGTTTGTACATGGCTTATGCATGAACCATTTAGACTGGTCAAATCGCAAATATGAAGGCATTGGGGCAAAATTACTGGCGCAGCGCGACCGCAATACCATGCTCTACCTGAATTACAATACTGGACGCCGGATTTCTGCCAATGGTCGAAGTCTGGCGAATACCTTACAGGATCTGATTGCTCGCAATCCGAGAATTACCAGTATTGACCTGATCGGGCATAGCATGGGTGGTCTGGTCTCTCGTAGTGCGCTGTTTTATGGCAAGCAGAATGTCTATAGCTGGGTCAATATGGTGGAAAATCTGGTCTGTCTGGGTTCACCGCATCATGGTGCAGTACTGGAACGTTTTGGCTTTAGCTTGCAGGACAAACTTGGACATTTTCCACTGATCCGGCTGCTTGGCCATCTGGTCAATATTCGCAGTAACGGTATTCTGGATTTGCGCCATGGCAGCGTCCGGGATGATGACTGGGAGCATAATCCACTTCGGATCGGCTTTATGGATGATCACCGTAAACCTGCCCCAATTCCCTCGCATATCGATACCTATCTGGTCGCCGGTACCATCGAGTTTGAAAACCGAAAAAACAAGACCTTACATGTGATTGGCGATTATCTGGTCAGTATTAAAAGTGCTTTGGGCGAGCATCCCAATCCGCGTTTCCAGCTCAAAGTCCCCGATGCAAACAAGGCGATTTTTTACGGCCTGAACCATTTTGAAATTCAGTATCATCCGCTAGTGGCCGAGCAGGTGGCGCGCTGGTTCTATCCAAGTGTAGAAGATGAAGCCTTTGATCAGATTCATGAATATGTGATGGATCTGGACAGTCTGGAAGGCATAGCCCTGACCTAA
- a CDS encoding DUF445 domain-containing protein has translation MQTERISPSLQRSKRFATIALVVAVLIWLALMVAAKLLPEYIWLIHILMLSAEAGVVGGLADWYAITVLFRNPFGRLPIPKFLRDHTEIIPRNKARIAESMGRFVQENFLSPQIVQRSLDSTDLSLAAGRWLANPQNNAQVTQVIQQTVPKIFEFVGQEQIAGFIQSNSVQWVKNTQINTLASEMLHAVLDNDFHQDVLQRGLDVVHAWMTSHPEQTRELTRNLFKEMGVWKLAKGASWIGIDVQQRSIDSVIGRVEAMLADPDHPWRLKIESMGHSWMLQLADNDSEASQRLNETKDALLDSPQVLNFISGAVVILCDAIKADLQKPDSGIAENLRIAIQQVGENIISNASVRELLNKRLSGIAVDLSDQYSEKVIRFISERIHEWDSSEMIDKIENEVGGDLHMIRVNGVVVGACIGLVLGIIRAAVEHLI, from the coding sequence ATGCAGACAGAGCGTATCTCCCCGAGCTTACAACGCAGTAAACGTTTCGCGACCATCGCCCTGGTGGTCGCCGTACTGATCTGGTTGGCATTGATGGTTGCAGCCAAACTGCTACCCGAATATATCTGGCTCATTCATATTCTGATGCTCTCGGCAGAAGCGGGTGTGGTCGGTGGTCTGGCGGACTGGTATGCGATTACCGTACTGTTTCGTAACCCTTTTGGCAGATTGCCCATTCCCAAGTTTTTACGTGACCATACCGAAATCATTCCACGTAACAAGGCCCGTATTGCAGAGTCGATGGGCCGTTTTGTGCAGGAAAATTTTCTTTCTCCGCAAATTGTACAGCGCAGTCTGGACAGTACCGACCTGAGTCTGGCTGCAGGACGCTGGCTGGCTAATCCACAAAACAATGCCCAAGTGACTCAGGTCATTCAGCAGACGGTGCCTAAAATCTTTGAATTTGTGGGACAGGAACAGATTGCCGGATTTATCCAGAGCAACAGCGTGCAATGGGTCAAAAATACCCAGATCAATACCCTGGCCAGCGAAATGCTGCATGCCGTTCTGGACAATGATTTCCATCAGGATGTACTACAGCGCGGACTGGATGTGGTGCATGCCTGGATGACCTCACATCCTGAACAAACCCGTGAGCTGACCCGTAACCTGTTTAAGGAAATGGGCGTGTGGAAACTGGCCAAAGGCGCCAGCTGGATCGGGATTGACGTGCAGCAACGCAGTATTGATTCCGTGATCGGGCGCGTTGAAGCCATGCTGGCCGATCCAGATCATCCATGGCGACTTAAAATTGAGAGCATGGGACATAGCTGGATGTTACAGCTGGCGGATAATGACAGTGAAGCCAGCCAACGCCTGAATGAAACCAAGGATGCCTTACTGGATAGCCCACAAGTGCTGAATTTTATCAGCGGTGCGGTGGTGATTTTATGTGATGCGATCAAGGCTGACTTGCAAAAACCGGATTCGGGGATTGCGGAAAATCTCAGAATTGCTATTCAACAGGTCGGTGAAAATATCATCTCGAATGCCTCGGTACGTGAGCTGCTGAATAAACGTCTCAGCGGAATCGCGGTTGACCTGAGTGACCAGTACAGTGAAAAAGTGATTCGTTTTATCAGCGAGCGCATTCACGAATGGGATTCAAGCGAGATGATCGACAAGATTGAAAATGAAGTCGGCGGCGACCTGCATATGATCCGGGTCAATGGAGTCGTGGTCGGTGCCTGTATCGGTCTGGTACTTGGGATTATCCGGGCGGCGGTAGAGCATTTAATTTAA
- a CDS encoding YqiA/YcfP family alpha/beta fold hydrolase encodes MNIIYLHGFKSNSNSIKGKLLQHYCAKYPEIQVHLPDLNMSPNAAIAYVSGLIESMHDVALLGSSLGGFYATHLVAQHAVPAVLINPAMRPWQLFRELFDEQLPYQVHPKWCLDEADLVQLQQLALPVAQDADKILVLLQQGDEVLDYREAHRYYSAAHPPAILMTEAHGSHGMDDFAEKIPFVLQFLLDCIKKETE; translated from the coding sequence ATGAATATCATTTATTTGCATGGTTTTAAGAGTAATTCGAACTCGATCAAGGGGAAATTGCTGCAACATTACTGTGCAAAGTATCCTGAAATTCAGGTACATTTACCCGATTTAAACATGTCACCGAACGCTGCCATTGCGTATGTTTCTGGCCTGATTGAATCGATGCATGATGTGGCGTTACTGGGCAGCAGTCTCGGCGGATTTTATGCGACACATCTGGTCGCACAGCATGCTGTGCCTGCTGTACTGATCAATCCGGCAATGCGACCATGGCAACTGTTTCGTGAACTATTTGATGAGCAACTACCTTATCAGGTTCATCCGAAATGGTGTCTGGATGAAGCAGATCTGGTACAACTCCAGCAATTGGCCCTGCCTGTTGCACAAGATGCAGACAAAATACTGGTTCTGCTGCAACAAGGCGATGAAGTTTTGGATTATCGTGAAGCACATCGTTATTATAGTGCTGCGCATCCCCCTGCAATACTGATGACTGAAGCGCATGGCAGTCACGGGATGGATGATTTTGCGGAAAAAATTCCGTTCGTCTTACAGTTTTTATTGGACTGCATAAAAAAGGAAACCGAATAA
- a CDS encoding disulfide bond formation protein B, giving the protein MQWGYRFVSGMLFLAAVIGMAFALYLEHVQGLAPCPLCVFQRVGLIGLGIISLIAFLHNPASNLMKRLYALLGSLSILWSVGVAARHVWLQNLPPDQVPSCGPGLEYWLETLPMQSVLQQVLNGSGECAAIDWTFLGQSLPVWSLIFFSILLLISLWQLLRKYKKAPVKRLRDKY; this is encoded by the coding sequence ATGCAATGGGGTTATCGCTTCGTGAGTGGTATGTTGTTTCTGGCTGCTGTCATCGGCATGGCATTTGCCTTATATCTTGAGCATGTACAAGGTCTGGCGCCTTGTCCGCTCTGTGTGTTTCAGCGTGTTGGATTAATCGGACTCGGGATCATCTCACTGATCGCATTCCTGCATAATCCCGCATCTAATCTCATGAAGCGGCTGTATGCCTTGCTGGGTTCGCTCAGTATTTTGTGGTCTGTGGGCGTGGCTGCGCGTCATGTCTGGTTACAGAACCTGCCACCGGATCAGGTGCCGAGCTGCGGTCCCGGTCTGGAATACTGGCTGGAAACCCTGCCGATGCAGTCTGTACTGCAACAGGTCTTAAATGGTTCAGGGGAATGTGCCGCGATTGACTGGACCTTCTTGGGTCAATCCTTGCCTGTCTGGTCTTTGATCTTTTTCAGTATTTTATTGCTGATTAGCCTGTGGCAACTACTGCGTAAATATAAAAAGGCACCGGTTAAACGACTCAGAGATAAATATTAA
- the argS gene encoding arginine--tRNA ligase yields MNTAIQAALDHAVHTLQAQGVLPSDWNNTSNLTRTKDRSHGDFASNIAMIASKAAGMKPRDLAEKILAALPEVADISKAEIAGPGFINFFLNADQRFAVLDQIQAQQATYGRTQVNADKRIQVEFVSANPTSSLHVGHGRGAAYGMTVANLLEATGAKVDREYYVNDAGRQMDILATSTYLRYLELTGQELVFPKNAYQGDYVKEIAQSIIDQDGDTYVRPVADVYKDVPEDVQFAAELDADGNKVVLSGDKEKHIDGLIFNSQALIGTGYRVFLQAALKAILDDIKDDLGEFGVTFNQWFSEESLTDKIEEALQTLDQRGFLYELDGNIWFKSTAFGDEKDRVVKRRNGQTTYFASDIAYHLNKLQRGYTDIIDIWGSDHHGYIARVKAAIDALGYDSKKLTVLLVQFVSLWRGGEMVQMSSRSGQFVTLRDLRKEVGNDAARFYYVMRKSEQHIDFDLDLAVSQSKDNAVYYIQYAHARICRMLEKAASTNVNFDATAARNLAAKLELDAETEILAKLAAYPEILVRAANSYEPHQIGNYLKELAALFHGWYNDNKVLGDDAELTQARLLLSVNVRQVLRNGLELLGVSAPESM; encoded by the coding sequence ATGAATACGGCAATACAAGCAGCTCTCGATCATGCAGTGCACACTTTACAGGCACAAGGCGTACTCCCATCTGACTGGAACAATACAAGTAATTTGACGCGTACCAAAGACCGAAGCCATGGTGACTTTGCGTCGAATATTGCCATGATCGCGTCGAAAGCTGCGGGTATGAAGCCACGTGATTTAGCGGAAAAAATTCTTGCTGCCCTGCCTGAAGTGGCGGATATCAGCAAGGCAGAAATTGCCGGTCCTGGTTTTATTAACTTCTTCCTGAATGCCGACCAGCGCTTTGCAGTCCTCGATCAGATTCAGGCACAACAGGCGACTTATGGTCGTACCCAGGTCAATGCCGACAAACGTATCCAGGTTGAATTCGTGTCTGCCAACCCGACCTCCAGCCTGCATGTGGGTCATGGTCGTGGTGCTGCGTATGGTATGACGGTTGCGAACCTGCTTGAAGCGACTGGTGCCAAAGTCGACCGCGAATACTATGTCAATGATGCTGGCCGTCAAATGGACATTCTGGCGACTTCGACTTATCTGCGCTACCTAGAATTAACGGGTCAGGAACTGGTGTTCCCAAAAAATGCCTACCAAGGCGACTACGTTAAAGAAATCGCGCAAAGCATTATTGACCAGGATGGCGACACCTATGTACGCCCTGTGGCTGACGTGTATAAAGATGTGCCTGAAGATGTGCAATTTGCTGCTGAATTAGATGCTGATGGCAATAAAGTCGTATTGTCTGGTGATAAAGAAAAACACATTGATGGTTTGATCTTTAACTCACAAGCGTTAATTGGCACAGGCTACCGCGTATTCTTGCAAGCCGCGCTTAAAGCGATTCTGGATGATATTAAAGATGACTTGGGCGAGTTCGGTGTAACCTTCAATCAGTGGTTCAGCGAAGAATCATTGACAGACAAAATTGAAGAAGCCTTACAGACCTTAGATCAGCGTGGTTTCCTGTATGAACTAGATGGCAACATCTGGTTTAAATCCACTGCATTCGGTGATGAAAAAGACCGTGTCGTGAAACGCCGTAATGGCCAGACCACTTACTTCGCGTCTGACATCGCTTACCACCTGAACAAATTACAACGTGGCTATACCGATATCATCGATATCTGGGGTTCAGATCACCACGGTTATATCGCACGTGTAAAAGCGGCCATTGATGCGCTGGGCTATGATTCGAAAAAATTAACGGTTCTTCTGGTTCAGTTCGTGAGCCTATGGCGTGGCGGCGAGATGGTACAAATGTCATCCCGTTCAGGCCAGTTTGTGACCTTGCGTGATTTGCGTAAAGAAGTCGGCAATGATGCCGCTCGTTTCTACTACGTAATGCGCAAGTCTGAACAGCACATTGATTTTGACCTAGATCTTGCTGTGTCACAAAGCAAGGACAACGCCGTGTATTACATCCAGTATGCACACGCCCGTATCTGTCGTATGTTAGAAAAAGCAGCGTCTACCAATGTCAACTTTGATGCTACAGCGGCACGTAATTTGGCGGCTAAGCTGGAGCTTGATGCTGAAACTGAAATCCTGGCCAAACTAGCGGCCTATCCAGAAATTCTGGTCCGTGCTGCAAACAGCTATGAGCCGCATCAAATCGGTAA
- a CDS encoding CC0125/CC1285 family lipoprotein gives MKNMLLGLSMIAAISLTGCATTPSKPLTFDQLGRYSTTPLNSNTYRISFQARPNMSFGTAEEITLLKAAQTTVQNGFQFFRVLNDPSNRTQQPPRQAIVYPAPSFYPYGYYRRYPGFWPDPFYDRPYTVTLDPAQVAYTIECFKANQAPQDAFDARLILQSLGAKYGLSPSGAVLQPQPANPS, from the coding sequence ATGAAAAACATGCTACTGGGATTGAGTATGATTGCTGCCATCAGCCTGACTGGCTGTGCAACCACACCCTCAAAGCCCTTAACATTTGATCAGTTAGGTCGCTACAGTACCACTCCCCTCAATAGCAACACTTACCGTATCAGCTTTCAGGCCCGTCCCAATATGAGCTTTGGCACAGCTGAAGAAATTACCCTGCTCAAAGCCGCACAGACTACCGTACAAAATGGCTTTCAGTTCTTCAGGGTACTGAATGATCCAAGTAACCGTACTCAACAACCTCCACGGCAGGCCATCGTCTATCCGGCACCGAGCTTTTATCCGTACGGGTATTACCGCCGATATCCGGGGTTCTGGCCAGACCCATTCTATGACCGTCCCTATACCGTGACTCTGGATCCTGCCCAGGTGGCCTATACCATTGAATGCTTCAAGGCCAATCAGGCGCCTCAAGATGCCTTTGATGCCCGCTTGATTTTACAGTCACTTGGGGCTAAATATGGTTTAAGTCCATCCGGTGCAGTGCTGCAACCGCAACCGGCCAATCCCTCCTGA